One genomic window of Hippocampus zosterae strain Florida chromosome 12, ASM2543408v3, whole genome shotgun sequence includes the following:
- the dcaf6 gene encoding DDB1- and CUL4-associated factor 6 isoform X2 — translation MSCSGNLVWDVNKRLIGYSEPNNIRTNYLGRREFVQRLKLEATLNIHDGCVNTISWNDTGEYILSGSDDTFLAITNPYNKKVKKSIRSGHRANIFSAKFMPHTNDQEIISCSGDGILYYTHTEKSAEFNRQCQFTCHYGTAYEIMTVPNDPYTFLSCGEDGTVRWFDLRMKTSCTKEDCKDDILINCRRAATSISISPLMPYYLAVGCSDSSVRIYDRRLLGTRATGNYMGRGTTGMCVRFVPAHLSNKSCRVTSLCYSEDGQEVLVSYSSDYIYLFDPKDDQARELKGPSEERREELRQPPVKRLRLRGDWSDTGPRARPESERERDGEQSPNVSLMQRMSDMLSRWFEEASEAQSSRGTRPQSRSRAMAVPAATERVANRGTSAPERPAGADSSDVQSSPPAVAPSPVSSSSSASSPAATVPSASSSASSVERSAPSSSESRRQTPTVGTTATTMSETAPSEYGPHRLPISLVCRRLQRLLRLADPPGQGRRATPSSASSSSSSTLPERLDATAAPEMQPHTDSPSSVVNKQLGSMTLDEQQGGVSVSQPDDPPLPAICSSPSTSSTSRSGAAEPVLSLHYSSEGTTASTIKLDFTDEWSSSASSSQGRGGPKASDTGQSRQSVSTENPALEPAIDSSGHQSGTSGNMDPPSDPSCSGARHRPAAGEPTEGSSEERSPADPPAETSGDCRRQEPPGEDGPDVVSVVDENRSQPARRNQDSDDSDDDPILIPSARFRGQGQRLNSRGSAVGDRMIRRSAAARIQELFRRRKERREMEESETQNIRRPSVKMVYKGHRNSRTMIKESCFWGNKFVMSGSDCGHIFIWDRHTAEHLMLLEADNHVVNCLQPHPYDPILASSGIDYNIKIWSPLEQSPSFNRVLADEVITRNELMLEETRNTITVPASFMLRMLASLNHIRSGERSEGSGQENEDEP, via the exons ATGTCCTGCTCCGGGAACCTGGTCTGGGATGTAAATAAACGCCTCATCGGATACAGCGAGCCAAACAACATTCGGACAAATTATTTAG GTAGGAGAGAGTTCGTTCAGAGACTGAAACTAGAGGCAACGCTGAACATACACGATGGCTGT GTCAACACGATATCATGGAACGATACGGGCGAATACATCTTGTCAGGTTCAGATGACACCTTCCTGGCCATTACCAACCCGTACAACAAAAAG GTCAAAAAGTCCATCCGCTCTGGCCACCGGGCCAATATCTTCAGTGCAAAGTTCATGCCTCACACCAACGACCAGGAGATCATCTCCTGCTCCGGGGATGGAATCCTCTACTATACCCACACAGAAAAGAGTGCCGAGTTCAACAGACAGTGTCAGTTTACCTGCCATTATGGCACCGCCTATGAG ATTATGACAGTACCAAACGACCCTTACACCTTCCTGTCCTGTGGAGAGGATGGCACTGTGCGATGGTTCGACCTCCGCATGAAAACCAGCTGCACGAAAGAGGACTGCAAAGAC GACATCCTGATCAATTGCCGCAGAGCGGCAACGTCCATCTCAATCTCGCCGCTGATGCCCTACTACTTGGCGGTGGGCTGCTCGGACAGCTCTGTGCGCATCTACGACAGACGGCTGCTCGGCACCAGGGCCACAG GCAACTACATGGGCCGGGGGACGACGGGCATGTGCGTGAGGTTCGTTCCCGCTCATCTGTCCAATAAGTCGTGTCGCGTGACGTCGCTGTGCTACAGCGAGGATGGCCAGGAGGTGCTGGTCAGCTATTCATCCGACTACATCTACCTGTTTGACCCCAAAGACGACCAAGCGCGAGAGCTGAAGGGCCCCTCAGaggagaggagggaggag CTTAGGCAGCCGCCGGTGAAGCGCCTCCGTCTGCGAGGTGACTGGTCAGACACCGGACCCCGAGCTCGTCCCGAGAGCGAGAGGGAGCGAGATG GGGAGCAGAGCCCCAACGTGTCCCTTATGCAGAGGATGTCGGATATGTTGTCACGCTGGTTCGAAGAAGCCAGTGAGGCTCAGAGCAGTCGAGGAACTCGCCCTCAGTCGCGATCCCGAg CAATGGCTGTTCCCGCTGCCACTGAAAGGGTTGCCAACCGGGGGACCAGCGCCCCCGAGAGGCCAGCGGGAGCCGACTCTTCGGACGTACAAAGCAGTCCTCCTGCAGTGGCGCCCTCGCCTGTGTCCTCTTCCTCGTCTGCGTCGTCGCCAGCCGCTACCGTCCCTTCTGCCTCTTCCAGCGCATCCTCAGTTGAGAGGTCAGCACCTTCATCCTCCGAGTCACGGAGACAGACCCCGACTGTAGGGACCACGGCAACGACCATGTCGGAAACGGCACCCTCCG AGTATGGCCCTCATCGGCTGCCCATAAGTTTAGTGTGTAGGCGTTTGCAGAGGTTACTTCGCCTGGCCGACCCCCCAGGGCAGGGGCGGCGAGCGACCCCTTcttctgcctcctcctcctcttcctctacaCTCCCTGAAAGACTGGACGCCACTGCTGCTCCTGAGATGCAGCCCCATACAG ATTCCCCTTCATCGGTGGTAAACAAGCAGCTGGGATCCATGACTCTGGATGAGCAGCAAG GTGGCGTATCTGTTTCACAGCCGGACGACCCTCCTCTGCCAGCCATCTGCAGCTCTCCCTCCACCTCCAGCACCAGCCGATCCGGCGCGGCGGAACCGGTGCTCAGTCTGCACTACAGCTCAGAAGGAACCACCGCCAGTACCATCAAGCTGGACTTCACTGATGAGTG GAGCAGCAGCGCATCCAGTTCTCAGGGCAGGGGCGGTCCCAAAGCATCTGACACAGGGCAGAGCCGACAGAGTGTGTCCACAGAGAACCCTGCGCTGGAAC CTGCAATTGACTCTTCAGGGCATCAGAGTGGGACCTCAGGGAACATGGATCCCCCGAGCGACCCCTCCTGCTCCGGTGCTCGCCACAGGCCGGCCGCCGGTGAGCCAACGGAAGGCTCGTCTGAAGAGAGGAGTCCTGCTGATCCGCCGGCGGAAACTTCGGGGGACTGCCGGAGACAAGAGCCCCCGGGGGAGGATGGGCCGGATGTGGTTTCGGTGGTGGATGAGAACCGGAGCCAGCCCGCAAGGAGGAACCAGGACTCTGACGACAGCGATGACGACCCCATCCTGATCCCGTCAGCCAGGTTTCGAGGACAGGGCCAAAG ACTAAATTCCAGAGGATCTGCTGTAGGAGATAGAATGATCAG ACGTTCGGCGGCGGCTCGCATCCAGGAGCTGTTTCGCAGGAGGAAGGAGAGAAGAGAGATGGAGGAGAGCGAGACGCAGAACATCAGGAGGCCCTCGGTCAAAATGGTGTACAAGGGCCACCGCAACTCTCGCACCATG ATAAAGGAGTCCTGCTTCTGGGGCAACAAGTTCGTGATGAGCGGCTCCGACTGCGGCCACATCTTCATCTGGGACCGGCACACCGCCGAGCACCTCATGCTGTTGGAGGCAGACAACCACGTGGTCAACTGTCTACAGCCGCACCCCTACGACCCCA TTTTGGCTTCGTCCGGAATAGACTACAACATCAAGATCTGGTCCCCGCTGGAGCAGTCGCCATCTTTCAACAGGGTTCTTGCTGATGAG GTGATAACAAGGAATGAGCTGATGCTGGAGGAGACGAGGAACACAATCACAGTGCCTGCTTCCTTCATGCTGCGAATGCTGGCGTCCCTCAATCACATCCGATCAG GCGAACGCTCCGAAGGTTCAGGCCAAGAAAACGAGGACGAGCCGTAG
- the dcaf6 gene encoding DDB1- and CUL4-associated factor 6 isoform X1 yields the protein MSCSGNLVWDVNKRLIGYSEPNNIRTNYLGRREFVQRLKLEATLNIHDGCVNTISWNDTGEYILSGSDDTFLAITNPYNKKVKKSIRSGHRANIFSAKFMPHTNDQEIISCSGDGILYYTHTEKSAEFNRQCQFTCHYGTAYEIMTVPNDPYTFLSCGEDGTVRWFDLRMKTSCTKEDCKDDILINCRRAATSISISPLMPYYLAVGCSDSSVRIYDRRLLGTRATGNYMGRGTTGMCVRFVPAHLSNKSCRVTSLCYSEDGQEVLVSYSSDYIYLFDPKDDQARELKGPSEERREELRQPPVKRLRLRGDWSDTGPRARPESERERDGEQSPNVSLMQRMSDMLSRWFEEASEAQSSRGTRPQSRSRAMAVPAATERVANRGTSAPERPAGADSSDVQSSPPAVAPSPVSSSSSASSPAATVPSASSSASSVERSAPSSSESRRQTPTVGTTATTMSETAPSEYGPHRLPISLVCRRLQRLLRLADPPGQGRRATPSSASSSSSSTLPERLDATAAPEMQPHTDSPSSVVNKQLGSMTLDEQQGGVSVSQPDDPPLPAICSSPSTSSTSRSGAAEPVLSLHYSSEGTTASTIKLDFTDEWSSSASSSQGRGGPKASDTGQSRQSVSTENPALEPAIDSSGHQSGTSGNMDPPSDPSCSGARHRPAAGEPTEGSSEERSPADPPAETSGDCRRQEPPGEDGPDVVSVVDENRSQPARRNQDSDDSDDDPILIPSARFRGQGQRLNSRGSAVGDRMIRRSAAARIQELFRRRKERREMEESETQNIRRPSVKMVYKGHRNSRTMIKESCFWGNKFVMSGSDCGHIFIWDRHTAEHLMLLEADNHVVNCLQPHPYDPILASSGIDYNIKIWSPLEQSPSFNRVLADEVITRNELMLEETRNTITVPASFMLRMLASLNHIRSDRLEGERSEGSGQENEDEP from the exons ATGTCCTGCTCCGGGAACCTGGTCTGGGATGTAAATAAACGCCTCATCGGATACAGCGAGCCAAACAACATTCGGACAAATTATTTAG GTAGGAGAGAGTTCGTTCAGAGACTGAAACTAGAGGCAACGCTGAACATACACGATGGCTGT GTCAACACGATATCATGGAACGATACGGGCGAATACATCTTGTCAGGTTCAGATGACACCTTCCTGGCCATTACCAACCCGTACAACAAAAAG GTCAAAAAGTCCATCCGCTCTGGCCACCGGGCCAATATCTTCAGTGCAAAGTTCATGCCTCACACCAACGACCAGGAGATCATCTCCTGCTCCGGGGATGGAATCCTCTACTATACCCACACAGAAAAGAGTGCCGAGTTCAACAGACAGTGTCAGTTTACCTGCCATTATGGCACCGCCTATGAG ATTATGACAGTACCAAACGACCCTTACACCTTCCTGTCCTGTGGAGAGGATGGCACTGTGCGATGGTTCGACCTCCGCATGAAAACCAGCTGCACGAAAGAGGACTGCAAAGAC GACATCCTGATCAATTGCCGCAGAGCGGCAACGTCCATCTCAATCTCGCCGCTGATGCCCTACTACTTGGCGGTGGGCTGCTCGGACAGCTCTGTGCGCATCTACGACAGACGGCTGCTCGGCACCAGGGCCACAG GCAACTACATGGGCCGGGGGACGACGGGCATGTGCGTGAGGTTCGTTCCCGCTCATCTGTCCAATAAGTCGTGTCGCGTGACGTCGCTGTGCTACAGCGAGGATGGCCAGGAGGTGCTGGTCAGCTATTCATCCGACTACATCTACCTGTTTGACCCCAAAGACGACCAAGCGCGAGAGCTGAAGGGCCCCTCAGaggagaggagggaggag CTTAGGCAGCCGCCGGTGAAGCGCCTCCGTCTGCGAGGTGACTGGTCAGACACCGGACCCCGAGCTCGTCCCGAGAGCGAGAGGGAGCGAGATG GGGAGCAGAGCCCCAACGTGTCCCTTATGCAGAGGATGTCGGATATGTTGTCACGCTGGTTCGAAGAAGCCAGTGAGGCTCAGAGCAGTCGAGGAACTCGCCCTCAGTCGCGATCCCGAg CAATGGCTGTTCCCGCTGCCACTGAAAGGGTTGCCAACCGGGGGACCAGCGCCCCCGAGAGGCCAGCGGGAGCCGACTCTTCGGACGTACAAAGCAGTCCTCCTGCAGTGGCGCCCTCGCCTGTGTCCTCTTCCTCGTCTGCGTCGTCGCCAGCCGCTACCGTCCCTTCTGCCTCTTCCAGCGCATCCTCAGTTGAGAGGTCAGCACCTTCATCCTCCGAGTCACGGAGACAGACCCCGACTGTAGGGACCACGGCAACGACCATGTCGGAAACGGCACCCTCCG AGTATGGCCCTCATCGGCTGCCCATAAGTTTAGTGTGTAGGCGTTTGCAGAGGTTACTTCGCCTGGCCGACCCCCCAGGGCAGGGGCGGCGAGCGACCCCTTcttctgcctcctcctcctcttcctctacaCTCCCTGAAAGACTGGACGCCACTGCTGCTCCTGAGATGCAGCCCCATACAG ATTCCCCTTCATCGGTGGTAAACAAGCAGCTGGGATCCATGACTCTGGATGAGCAGCAAG GTGGCGTATCTGTTTCACAGCCGGACGACCCTCCTCTGCCAGCCATCTGCAGCTCTCCCTCCACCTCCAGCACCAGCCGATCCGGCGCGGCGGAACCGGTGCTCAGTCTGCACTACAGCTCAGAAGGAACCACCGCCAGTACCATCAAGCTGGACTTCACTGATGAGTG GAGCAGCAGCGCATCCAGTTCTCAGGGCAGGGGCGGTCCCAAAGCATCTGACACAGGGCAGAGCCGACAGAGTGTGTCCACAGAGAACCCTGCGCTGGAAC CTGCAATTGACTCTTCAGGGCATCAGAGTGGGACCTCAGGGAACATGGATCCCCCGAGCGACCCCTCCTGCTCCGGTGCTCGCCACAGGCCGGCCGCCGGTGAGCCAACGGAAGGCTCGTCTGAAGAGAGGAGTCCTGCTGATCCGCCGGCGGAAACTTCGGGGGACTGCCGGAGACAAGAGCCCCCGGGGGAGGATGGGCCGGATGTGGTTTCGGTGGTGGATGAGAACCGGAGCCAGCCCGCAAGGAGGAACCAGGACTCTGACGACAGCGATGACGACCCCATCCTGATCCCGTCAGCCAGGTTTCGAGGACAGGGCCAAAG ACTAAATTCCAGAGGATCTGCTGTAGGAGATAGAATGATCAG ACGTTCGGCGGCGGCTCGCATCCAGGAGCTGTTTCGCAGGAGGAAGGAGAGAAGAGAGATGGAGGAGAGCGAGACGCAGAACATCAGGAGGCCCTCGGTCAAAATGGTGTACAAGGGCCACCGCAACTCTCGCACCATG ATAAAGGAGTCCTGCTTCTGGGGCAACAAGTTCGTGATGAGCGGCTCCGACTGCGGCCACATCTTCATCTGGGACCGGCACACCGCCGAGCACCTCATGCTGTTGGAGGCAGACAACCACGTGGTCAACTGTCTACAGCCGCACCCCTACGACCCCA TTTTGGCTTCGTCCGGAATAGACTACAACATCAAGATCTGGTCCCCGCTGGAGCAGTCGCCATCTTTCAACAGGGTTCTTGCTGATGAG GTGATAACAAGGAATGAGCTGATGCTGGAGGAGACGAGGAACACAATCACAGTGCCTGCTTCCTTCATGCTGCGAATGCTGGCGTCCCTCAATCACATCCGATCAG ATCGTCTCGAAGGCGAACGCTCCGAAGGTTCAGGCCAAGAAAACGAGGACGAGCCGTAG
- the dcaf6 gene encoding DDB1- and CUL4-associated factor 6 isoform X3 → MSCSGNLVWDVNKRLIGYSEPNNIRTNYLGRREFVQRLKLEATLNIHDGCVNTISWNDTGEYILSGSDDTFLAITNPYNKKVKKSIRSGHRANIFSAKFMPHTNDQEIISCSGDGILYYTHTEKSAEFNRQCQFTCHYGTAYEIMTVPNDPYTFLSCGEDGTVRWFDLRMKTSCTKEDCKDDILINCRRAATSISISPLMPYYLAVGCSDSSVRIYDRRLLGTRATGNYMGRGTTGMCVRFVPAHLSNKSCRVTSLCYSEDGQEVLVSYSSDYIYLFDPKDDQARELKGPSEERREELRQPPVKRLRLRGDWSDTGPRARPESERERDGEQSPNVSLMQRMSDMLSRWFEEASEAQSSRGTRPQSRSRAMAVPAATERVANRGTSAPERPAGADSSDVQSSPPAVAPSPVSSSSSASSPAATVPSASSSASSVERSAPSSSESRRQTPTVGTTATTMSETAPSEYGPHRLPISLVCRRLQRLLRLADPPGQGRRATPSSASSSSSSTLPERLDATAAPEMQPHTDSPSSVVNKQLGSMTLDEQQGGVSVSQPDDPPLPAICSSPSTSSTSRSGAAEPVLSLHYSSEGTTASTIKLDFTDEWSSSASSSQGRGGPKASDTGQSRQSVSTENPALEPAIDSSGHQSGTSGNMDPPSDPSCSGARHRPAAGEPTEGSSEERSPADPPAETSGDCRRQEPPGEDGPDVVSVVDENRSQPARRNQDSDDSDDDPILIPSARFRGQGQRRSAAARIQELFRRRKERREMEESETQNIRRPSVKMVYKGHRNSRTMIKESCFWGNKFVMSGSDCGHIFIWDRHTAEHLMLLEADNHVVNCLQPHPYDPILASSGIDYNIKIWSPLEQSPSFNRVLADEVITRNELMLEETRNTITVPASFMLRMLASLNHIRSDRLEGERSEGSGQENEDEP, encoded by the exons ATGTCCTGCTCCGGGAACCTGGTCTGGGATGTAAATAAACGCCTCATCGGATACAGCGAGCCAAACAACATTCGGACAAATTATTTAG GTAGGAGAGAGTTCGTTCAGAGACTGAAACTAGAGGCAACGCTGAACATACACGATGGCTGT GTCAACACGATATCATGGAACGATACGGGCGAATACATCTTGTCAGGTTCAGATGACACCTTCCTGGCCATTACCAACCCGTACAACAAAAAG GTCAAAAAGTCCATCCGCTCTGGCCACCGGGCCAATATCTTCAGTGCAAAGTTCATGCCTCACACCAACGACCAGGAGATCATCTCCTGCTCCGGGGATGGAATCCTCTACTATACCCACACAGAAAAGAGTGCCGAGTTCAACAGACAGTGTCAGTTTACCTGCCATTATGGCACCGCCTATGAG ATTATGACAGTACCAAACGACCCTTACACCTTCCTGTCCTGTGGAGAGGATGGCACTGTGCGATGGTTCGACCTCCGCATGAAAACCAGCTGCACGAAAGAGGACTGCAAAGAC GACATCCTGATCAATTGCCGCAGAGCGGCAACGTCCATCTCAATCTCGCCGCTGATGCCCTACTACTTGGCGGTGGGCTGCTCGGACAGCTCTGTGCGCATCTACGACAGACGGCTGCTCGGCACCAGGGCCACAG GCAACTACATGGGCCGGGGGACGACGGGCATGTGCGTGAGGTTCGTTCCCGCTCATCTGTCCAATAAGTCGTGTCGCGTGACGTCGCTGTGCTACAGCGAGGATGGCCAGGAGGTGCTGGTCAGCTATTCATCCGACTACATCTACCTGTTTGACCCCAAAGACGACCAAGCGCGAGAGCTGAAGGGCCCCTCAGaggagaggagggaggag CTTAGGCAGCCGCCGGTGAAGCGCCTCCGTCTGCGAGGTGACTGGTCAGACACCGGACCCCGAGCTCGTCCCGAGAGCGAGAGGGAGCGAGATG GGGAGCAGAGCCCCAACGTGTCCCTTATGCAGAGGATGTCGGATATGTTGTCACGCTGGTTCGAAGAAGCCAGTGAGGCTCAGAGCAGTCGAGGAACTCGCCCTCAGTCGCGATCCCGAg CAATGGCTGTTCCCGCTGCCACTGAAAGGGTTGCCAACCGGGGGACCAGCGCCCCCGAGAGGCCAGCGGGAGCCGACTCTTCGGACGTACAAAGCAGTCCTCCTGCAGTGGCGCCCTCGCCTGTGTCCTCTTCCTCGTCTGCGTCGTCGCCAGCCGCTACCGTCCCTTCTGCCTCTTCCAGCGCATCCTCAGTTGAGAGGTCAGCACCTTCATCCTCCGAGTCACGGAGACAGACCCCGACTGTAGGGACCACGGCAACGACCATGTCGGAAACGGCACCCTCCG AGTATGGCCCTCATCGGCTGCCCATAAGTTTAGTGTGTAGGCGTTTGCAGAGGTTACTTCGCCTGGCCGACCCCCCAGGGCAGGGGCGGCGAGCGACCCCTTcttctgcctcctcctcctcttcctctacaCTCCCTGAAAGACTGGACGCCACTGCTGCTCCTGAGATGCAGCCCCATACAG ATTCCCCTTCATCGGTGGTAAACAAGCAGCTGGGATCCATGACTCTGGATGAGCAGCAAG GTGGCGTATCTGTTTCACAGCCGGACGACCCTCCTCTGCCAGCCATCTGCAGCTCTCCCTCCACCTCCAGCACCAGCCGATCCGGCGCGGCGGAACCGGTGCTCAGTCTGCACTACAGCTCAGAAGGAACCACCGCCAGTACCATCAAGCTGGACTTCACTGATGAGTG GAGCAGCAGCGCATCCAGTTCTCAGGGCAGGGGCGGTCCCAAAGCATCTGACACAGGGCAGAGCCGACAGAGTGTGTCCACAGAGAACCCTGCGCTGGAAC CTGCAATTGACTCTTCAGGGCATCAGAGTGGGACCTCAGGGAACATGGATCCCCCGAGCGACCCCTCCTGCTCCGGTGCTCGCCACAGGCCGGCCGCCGGTGAGCCAACGGAAGGCTCGTCTGAAGAGAGGAGTCCTGCTGATCCGCCGGCGGAAACTTCGGGGGACTGCCGGAGACAAGAGCCCCCGGGGGAGGATGGGCCGGATGTGGTTTCGGTGGTGGATGAGAACCGGAGCCAGCCCGCAAGGAGGAACCAGGACTCTGACGACAGCGATGACGACCCCATCCTGATCCCGTCAGCCAGGTTTCGAGGACAGGGCCAAAG ACGTTCGGCGGCGGCTCGCATCCAGGAGCTGTTTCGCAGGAGGAAGGAGAGAAGAGAGATGGAGGAGAGCGAGACGCAGAACATCAGGAGGCCCTCGGTCAAAATGGTGTACAAGGGCCACCGCAACTCTCGCACCATG ATAAAGGAGTCCTGCTTCTGGGGCAACAAGTTCGTGATGAGCGGCTCCGACTGCGGCCACATCTTCATCTGGGACCGGCACACCGCCGAGCACCTCATGCTGTTGGAGGCAGACAACCACGTGGTCAACTGTCTACAGCCGCACCCCTACGACCCCA TTTTGGCTTCGTCCGGAATAGACTACAACATCAAGATCTGGTCCCCGCTGGAGCAGTCGCCATCTTTCAACAGGGTTCTTGCTGATGAG GTGATAACAAGGAATGAGCTGATGCTGGAGGAGACGAGGAACACAATCACAGTGCCTGCTTCCTTCATGCTGCGAATGCTGGCGTCCCTCAATCACATCCGATCAG ATCGTCTCGAAGGCGAACGCTCCGAAGGTTCAGGCCAAGAAAACGAGGACGAGCCGTAG
- the dcaf6 gene encoding DDB1- and CUL4-associated factor 6 isoform X4: MSCSGNLVWDVNKRLIGYSEPNNIRTNYLGRREFVQRLKLEATLNIHDGCVNTISWNDTGEYILSGSDDTFLAITNPYNKKVKKSIRSGHRANIFSAKFMPHTNDQEIISCSGDGILYYTHTEKSAEFNRQCQFTCHYGTAYEIMTVPNDPYTFLSCGEDGTVRWFDLRMKTSCTKEDCKDDILINCRRAATSISISPLMPYYLAVGCSDSSVRIYDRRLLGTRATGNYMGRGTTGMCVRFVPAHLSNKSCRVTSLCYSEDGQEVLVSYSSDYIYLFDPKDDQARELKGPSEERREELRQPPVKRLRLRGDWSDTGPRARPESERERDGEQSPNVSLMQRMSDMLSRWFEEASEAQSSRGTRPQSRSRAMAVPAATERVANRGTSAPERPAGADSSDVQSSPPAVAPSPVSSSSSASSPAATVPSASSSASSVERSAPSSSESRRQTPTVGTTATTMSETAPSDSPSSVVNKQLGSMTLDEQQGGVSVSQPDDPPLPAICSSPSTSSTSRSGAAEPVLSLHYSSEGTTASTIKLDFTDEWSSSASSSQGRGGPKASDTGQSRQSVSTENPALEPAIDSSGHQSGTSGNMDPPSDPSCSGARHRPAAGEPTEGSSEERSPADPPAETSGDCRRQEPPGEDGPDVVSVVDENRSQPARRNQDSDDSDDDPILIPSARFRGQGQRLNSRGSAVGDRMIRRSAAARIQELFRRRKERREMEESETQNIRRPSVKMVYKGHRNSRTMIKESCFWGNKFVMSGSDCGHIFIWDRHTAEHLMLLEADNHVVNCLQPHPYDPILASSGIDYNIKIWSPLEQSPSFNRVLADEVITRNELMLEETRNTITVPASFMLRMLASLNHIRSDRLEGERSEGSGQENEDEP; the protein is encoded by the exons ATGTCCTGCTCCGGGAACCTGGTCTGGGATGTAAATAAACGCCTCATCGGATACAGCGAGCCAAACAACATTCGGACAAATTATTTAG GTAGGAGAGAGTTCGTTCAGAGACTGAAACTAGAGGCAACGCTGAACATACACGATGGCTGT GTCAACACGATATCATGGAACGATACGGGCGAATACATCTTGTCAGGTTCAGATGACACCTTCCTGGCCATTACCAACCCGTACAACAAAAAG GTCAAAAAGTCCATCCGCTCTGGCCACCGGGCCAATATCTTCAGTGCAAAGTTCATGCCTCACACCAACGACCAGGAGATCATCTCCTGCTCCGGGGATGGAATCCTCTACTATACCCACACAGAAAAGAGTGCCGAGTTCAACAGACAGTGTCAGTTTACCTGCCATTATGGCACCGCCTATGAG ATTATGACAGTACCAAACGACCCTTACACCTTCCTGTCCTGTGGAGAGGATGGCACTGTGCGATGGTTCGACCTCCGCATGAAAACCAGCTGCACGAAAGAGGACTGCAAAGAC GACATCCTGATCAATTGCCGCAGAGCGGCAACGTCCATCTCAATCTCGCCGCTGATGCCCTACTACTTGGCGGTGGGCTGCTCGGACAGCTCTGTGCGCATCTACGACAGACGGCTGCTCGGCACCAGGGCCACAG GCAACTACATGGGCCGGGGGACGACGGGCATGTGCGTGAGGTTCGTTCCCGCTCATCTGTCCAATAAGTCGTGTCGCGTGACGTCGCTGTGCTACAGCGAGGATGGCCAGGAGGTGCTGGTCAGCTATTCATCCGACTACATCTACCTGTTTGACCCCAAAGACGACCAAGCGCGAGAGCTGAAGGGCCCCTCAGaggagaggagggaggag CTTAGGCAGCCGCCGGTGAAGCGCCTCCGTCTGCGAGGTGACTGGTCAGACACCGGACCCCGAGCTCGTCCCGAGAGCGAGAGGGAGCGAGATG GGGAGCAGAGCCCCAACGTGTCCCTTATGCAGAGGATGTCGGATATGTTGTCACGCTGGTTCGAAGAAGCCAGTGAGGCTCAGAGCAGTCGAGGAACTCGCCCTCAGTCGCGATCCCGAg CAATGGCTGTTCCCGCTGCCACTGAAAGGGTTGCCAACCGGGGGACCAGCGCCCCCGAGAGGCCAGCGGGAGCCGACTCTTCGGACGTACAAAGCAGTCCTCCTGCAGTGGCGCCCTCGCCTGTGTCCTCTTCCTCGTCTGCGTCGTCGCCAGCCGCTACCGTCCCTTCTGCCTCTTCCAGCGCATCCTCAGTTGAGAGGTCAGCACCTTCATCCTCCGAGTCACGGAGACAGACCCCGACTGTAGGGACCACGGCAACGACCATGTCGGAAACGGCACCCTCCG ATTCCCCTTCATCGGTGGTAAACAAGCAGCTGGGATCCATGACTCTGGATGAGCAGCAAG GTGGCGTATCTGTTTCACAGCCGGACGACCCTCCTCTGCCAGCCATCTGCAGCTCTCCCTCCACCTCCAGCACCAGCCGATCCGGCGCGGCGGAACCGGTGCTCAGTCTGCACTACAGCTCAGAAGGAACCACCGCCAGTACCATCAAGCTGGACTTCACTGATGAGTG GAGCAGCAGCGCATCCAGTTCTCAGGGCAGGGGCGGTCCCAAAGCATCTGACACAGGGCAGAGCCGACAGAGTGTGTCCACAGAGAACCCTGCGCTGGAAC CTGCAATTGACTCTTCAGGGCATCAGAGTGGGACCTCAGGGAACATGGATCCCCCGAGCGACCCCTCCTGCTCCGGTGCTCGCCACAGGCCGGCCGCCGGTGAGCCAACGGAAGGCTCGTCTGAAGAGAGGAGTCCTGCTGATCCGCCGGCGGAAACTTCGGGGGACTGCCGGAGACAAGAGCCCCCGGGGGAGGATGGGCCGGATGTGGTTTCGGTGGTGGATGAGAACCGGAGCCAGCCCGCAAGGAGGAACCAGGACTCTGACGACAGCGATGACGACCCCATCCTGATCCCGTCAGCCAGGTTTCGAGGACAGGGCCAAAG ACTAAATTCCAGAGGATCTGCTGTAGGAGATAGAATGATCAG ACGTTCGGCGGCGGCTCGCATCCAGGAGCTGTTTCGCAGGAGGAAGGAGAGAAGAGAGATGGAGGAGAGCGAGACGCAGAACATCAGGAGGCCCTCGGTCAAAATGGTGTACAAGGGCCACCGCAACTCTCGCACCATG ATAAAGGAGTCCTGCTTCTGGGGCAACAAGTTCGTGATGAGCGGCTCCGACTGCGGCCACATCTTCATCTGGGACCGGCACACCGCCGAGCACCTCATGCTGTTGGAGGCAGACAACCACGTGGTCAACTGTCTACAGCCGCACCCCTACGACCCCA TTTTGGCTTCGTCCGGAATAGACTACAACATCAAGATCTGGTCCCCGCTGGAGCAGTCGCCATCTTTCAACAGGGTTCTTGCTGATGAG GTGATAACAAGGAATGAGCTGATGCTGGAGGAGACGAGGAACACAATCACAGTGCCTGCTTCCTTCATGCTGCGAATGCTGGCGTCCCTCAATCACATCCGATCAG ATCGTCTCGAAGGCGAACGCTCCGAAGGTTCAGGCCAAGAAAACGAGGACGAGCCGTAG